TAAATCGTGAGGGTATTGTTCTTCGAGCACCAAGATTGCACTGGCAGCAGGTAGACCTACGACCCTATCTTAAGGTGTTCGATCTACCACTGTTTATTGAGAACGATGCAAATGCAGGTGCACTGGTTGAGATGTATCTGGGTGGATCAATGCCCGGTCATAGTTTGCTCTACTTATTCTTGGGTGTGGGCATCGGGGCAGGAATGGTCTTAAATCACCGTTTGTTTCGGGGAGCCGGAGGTACAGCGTGCGAGGTTTCTGATTTGATGATTGATCCTCAAGTAGCGGATGTAGCTCAGCGAGAATGGTCTGGAAAGTTTGAAGCTCTATGCAGCAAAGACGGGCTATTGCAGGCTTACCACCATTACAGCGGTGAGTGGATTGATCTCGACACACTGCTAACCCGGTTAGAGCAAGCTGAGGCGATCGCTCAAACAGTCGTTAAGTACTGGGGAATCTATCTCAGTTGGGGAGTGAGAGGGTTGGTGGGGGTGCTCAACCCGGAACGCATCGTTTTTGGAGGACAACTGGCGGTGCTTGTGCCCTATGTGCAGCATCAGTTGGATGAAGTGCTGCAAGGATGTCTACCGGATGGTAGCGGATACCGCTTTGATCGAACAGCCCGATTTCGGTTAGCTGTTTCTAAGTTTGGAGGAGATTCACCCGCGATCGGTGGGGCTGTGCTGGTTTACCAGTCCCTCTTTCAGATGCCCGATTTGCTCTTGCTACATCAATAGCTTTGTAGGAAGTTTAATTGTTGAAGGTGGTAACCAGCATTTCGGAAATTGGCATCCCTCAACGTATGTCAGTCCTGTTGCCAAGATTTATAACAACCTCGAGATTGAACTTAGTACTGCTATTCACAGATCGGGTTCGGAAATAAAACAAGGGGGGTGTGGGGGCTGTGCCCCCAGCCAGGGTTTCCACCCCTGCACCCCAAACTCCTACCCTTATTTACGACG
The nucleotide sequence above comes from Oscillatoria sp. FACHB-1407. Encoded proteins:
- a CDS encoding ROK family transcriptional regulator codes for the protein METNLRQKPLTTDASLLKQINFARILGLLRYHPRLTRAHIARRTGLTRSTVTVITTELIAAGLIREGQETASTPEGGRPGVELELNPEGAFFIGAAIADESIQVVELNLAAQVTHRVQIPIPNTDPSSVTQHLIELIQHLWQANPQGKVRSRGIGITVPGSLNREGIVLRAPRLHWQQVDLRPYLKVFDLPLFIENDANAGALVEMYLGGSMPGHSLLYLFLGVGIGAGMVLNHRLFRGAGGTACEVSDLMIDPQVADVAQREWSGKFEALCSKDGLLQAYHHYSGEWIDLDTLLTRLEQAEAIAQTVVKYWGIYLSWGVRGLVGVLNPERIVFGGQLAVLVPYVQHQLDEVLQGCLPDGSGYRFDRTARFRLAVSKFGGDSPAIGGAVLVYQSLFQMPDLLLLHQ